In Streptococcus parauberis NCFD 2020, the sequence TGATTTTCAAATTGATCTAGTAAAATTTTTAAAGTTATTAAAATTAACAACTGGAATTACGTCTACACAAATTTCTAATAGCTGTGGTTTTTCCAAAAATACGATTACATATTGGAAAAAAGGGGGGAAACCTCAAAAGTCCCATTTAGAAACGTTGTTAAAATACTTAGCAAAAATAGAATATAAGTACATCAATGATGATGAAGGTGAACTAATACAAAGTTTTCAATCATTAAAATTCACTTGTTATATATTATCTAAGCAGAATCAGCTTAACGAAGTGTCTAAAAAATACAATCTAGAACAAAGAAGAAAGTTTCATCTAGCATTTAATAATATGGTCACTACCCTTGAAAAACTATCACAATTAACTATTAATGAAATCGAATTTAGCCATTTACAAGCACTTGAACTTGCAAATTTGATACCCTTTAAATATAAAAATAGCATTCCTCAATTTCTAGCTGAAAAATTTGGAGTATCGAAGGGACAAATTTCTAAGTGGAGAAACGGAAAAGAGTTTCCCTCTGAAGCTAATCTTGAAAAAATAAAGATATTTTGTGATTTACCAAATTTGACTGCGCTCACTACTTCTTTTGATAATATTTCCTTAAATGAAAATTTTTCAAGTTTCTTAAAAAGCCCAGACTTAGAATCTCAAATTAATGATTTCATTTTTATCTATAAAAATGGTTTGTTAGATTATATTTTTAATTACGACTACACTCAAAAATTATCTAAAAAAATTGTAGATGAAAACTTTATATACCTAAATCTTTTCATAGATACTAAAGAATTCTATGCAGAGAAGAGCAAAATAATAGAAGGTTTCTATATAGAATGTATCCACCTATTAAATGATATCTACTCTAAACTATTCTATAATATCGGTTTAAGTTTTATAGAATGGATTGAGGTCAATTTAAATAATGATAAT encodes:
- a CDS encoding helix-turn-helix domain-containing protein, whose product is MSDFQIDLVKFLKLLKLTTGITSTQISNSCGFSKNTITYWKKGGKPQKSHLETLLKYLAKIEYKYINDDEGELIQSFQSLKFTCYILSKQNQLNEVSKKYNLEQRRKFHLAFNNMVTTLEKLSQLTINEIEFSHLQALELANLIPFKYKNSIPQFLAEKFGVSKGQISKWRNGKEFPSEANLEKIKIFCDLPNLTALTTSFDNISLNENFSSFLKSPDLESQINDFIFIYKNGLLDYIFNYDYTQKLSKKIVDENFIYLNLFIDTKEFYAEKSKIIEGFYIECIHLLNDIYSKLFYNIGLSFIEWIEVNLNNDNLKTTMEHLQNKNIRGVYELGVLNNESINVTAENIDYLYSSWLNYSKYQNSYSKMNDWVSENLDSIFYILLFKFSKQNIQLREEWINQVLKSINVSNLHRPSKNRLNLFNDLYSIHIKNNDETIVLCFFKQFWALLLLRINEHDYSPYSLENYIDKVEQEMILSESLNLIFEVIKDYSNLNILPYPQSEDLDYLLSNEHIFRRIIKEHNSSNWYSRFESEEDFDYCRELTFIIKEIL